From Halobacteriovorax sp. GB3, a single genomic window includes:
- a CDS encoding rhomboid family intramembrane serine protease, which produces MDVKIAELKDGELARKIVEELRNQSVSASCQREIIPDHGEIFGLYIANESDRERAIEVFCLMTGLGSPRPKEMPKEWLAMRSLSMGPVTLVVLVLCAVVFFSWKVMGSENVYRLFLITNLQNAGLLEITNGEFWRLVTPSFLHFGWMHVIFNLLWWKDLGKVVESTKGPLYLVLFVILISLGSNLGQYYISGPLFGGLSGVVYALLGRLWVQRLIDDKFEFGLPKQDAILMIAWFFLGLLNIMDMRMANMAHAMGLTLGMLSYLLVPECFKLLKSYAKLKLYGALLSFALLIPVITYFVELFHGRN; this is translated from the coding sequence ATGGACGTTAAAATCGCCGAATTAAAGGACGGAGAGCTCGCAAGGAAAATTGTTGAAGAGCTAAGAAATCAGTCAGTTAGCGCCTCTTGTCAGCGTGAAATCATTCCTGATCACGGTGAAATTTTTGGTCTTTATATTGCTAATGAGAGCGATAGAGAAAGGGCCATTGAAGTCTTTTGTCTGATGACAGGACTTGGCAGTCCAAGACCTAAGGAAATGCCAAAAGAGTGGCTTGCTATGCGCTCTCTTTCAATGGGTCCAGTGACTCTTGTCGTTTTGGTCCTTTGTGCAGTGGTATTCTTTAGCTGGAAGGTCATGGGCAGTGAAAATGTGTATCGACTTTTTCTCATAACAAATCTTCAAAATGCAGGTTTATTGGAAATTACCAATGGTGAATTCTGGCGCCTTGTAACTCCAAGTTTTCTGCATTTTGGATGGATGCACGTTATCTTCAACCTTCTTTGGTGGAAAGATCTTGGAAAGGTTGTGGAGAGCACTAAGGGCCCACTGTATCTTGTTCTCTTTGTCATTCTCATTTCACTTGGCTCCAACCTTGGGCAATACTATATTAGTGGCCCTCTCTTTGGAGGACTGTCAGGTGTCGTTTATGCTCTTTTAGGACGTCTTTGGGTTCAAAGACTTATAGATGATAAATTTGAATTTGGTCTTCCCAAGCAAGATGCTATCTTGATGATCGCCTGGTTCTTTTTAGGTCTTCTCAATATTATGGATATGAGGATGGCAAATATGGCCCATGCCATGGGACTGACTCTAGGAATGCTCTCTTATCTTCTTGTTCCAGAGTGTTTTAAGCTTTTAAAAAGCTATGCAAAATTAAAGCTTTACGGTGCATTGTTGAGCTTTGCACTGCTTATTCCGGTGATCACATATTTTGTTGAACTCTTTCATGGTAGAAATTAG
- a CDS encoding tetratricopeptide repeat protein gives MNDETGGPMSSLPHFERSHNSLLEVNQLINQRDLPNAETLLEQLKRIAPSDRRFKEQLRSKIHFFKGELDRCIHLLDKAMNNHGEHVGLLCDMAYAQYLKKDYFEFEETVARLEQEYRDNYLDFGPETLIETTIRLGHFFEELGNIEKAMKLHERVLEDLHDLDDGAFYRPHILAQVLRIQVSFSQLDHARENLQSLRRLIRGDQDIKRDAEIQRSLVVAIDALENKDEAIRYLGELQLNEDEKRKIAIELIEARLRRGEIVHKDLSKTIENSQFEFEKSLVKIINGESVLFARISKDLPLAQILKLMTISIQRSNGTSVLMGQFEFLMETLRAKDRAYWQALVVLDDNEKHIVEIDRSNSKIAHKGMILDFKRRPLMKILFSLFKDESTRSVDELILAFYEVEYSSAHEKRLKTAIKKMNQDLYKALLINEFFILDSKELKMNESILLK, from the coding sequence ATGAATGATGAAACTGGAGGCCCAATGAGTTCACTTCCTCACTTTGAAAGAAGTCACAATTCACTACTAGAAGTTAACCAACTCATTAATCAGCGAGACTTACCAAATGCTGAAACATTATTAGAACAATTAAAAAGGATCGCACCTTCAGACAGACGATTTAAAGAACAACTGAGAAGTAAAATTCACTTCTTTAAAGGTGAACTTGATCGTTGTATTCATCTTCTTGATAAAGCAATGAATAATCATGGTGAGCATGTTGGTCTTCTTTGTGATATGGCCTATGCCCAGTATTTGAAAAAAGATTATTTTGAATTTGAAGAAACTGTCGCACGACTAGAGCAAGAATATAGAGACAATTATCTCGACTTTGGTCCTGAAACACTTATTGAGACGACAATTCGTCTAGGACATTTTTTTGAAGAGCTTGGAAACATTGAAAAGGCCATGAAGTTACATGAAAGAGTTTTAGAAGACCTTCATGATCTCGATGATGGAGCCTTCTATCGTCCTCATATTTTAGCGCAAGTTTTGCGTATTCAAGTTTCCTTTTCCCAGTTAGATCATGCAAGAGAGAATCTTCAATCTCTTCGTCGACTCATTCGCGGTGATCAAGATATTAAAAGAGATGCAGAAATCCAGCGCTCACTTGTTGTTGCCATCGATGCTCTCGAAAATAAAGATGAGGCCATTCGCTATCTAGGCGAACTTCAGTTAAATGAAGATGAAAAGCGAAAAATTGCAATTGAACTAATCGAAGCAAGACTTCGACGAGGAGAGATTGTTCATAAAGATCTATCAAAAACTATTGAGAACTCTCAGTTTGAATTTGAGAAATCTCTAGTGAAAATCATTAATGGCGAAAGTGTACTCTTTGCTAGAATTAGTAAAGACCTTCCTCTTGCTCAAATTTTAAAGCTCATGACCATTTCTATTCAACGCTCTAATGGGACAAGTGTTCTCATGGGTCAATTTGAATTTTTAATGGAAACGCTAAGAGCAAAAGATCGTGCTTATTGGCAAGCTCTTGTGGTTCTCGATGACAATGAAAAACACATTGTTGAAATCGATAGAAGCAATAGCAAAATTGCTCACAAAGGGATGATCTTAGATTTCAAGAGAAGACCACTGATGAAAATCCTCTTTTCTCTTTTTAAAGATGAAAGTACCAGGTCCGTTGATGAATTGATCCTAGCATTTTATGAAGTTGAATATTCTAGTGCTCACGAAAAGAGATTAAAAACAGCGATTAAGAAAATGAATCAAGATCTTTATAAGGCACTTTTAATCAATGAATTTTTTATTCTTGATTCTAAAGAATTAAAAATGAATGAAAGTATTTTATTAAAGTAG